Proteins encoded by one window of Gordonia jinghuaiqii:
- a CDS encoding nitrite reductase (NAD(P)H) small subunit family protein — protein MTIAPEETAPEETAPEETAPEGTGSSPVRDGTWVAACPIDDLIVGRGVAVLGPGGVQAALFRLPAAETDREAAPGRSRLYSIGNIDPFGRAAVLSRGLTGDRAGEPTVASPLGKQVFALRTGICLDDESMSVPSYGVRVVNRTVEVFFPA, from the coding sequence ATGACCATCGCACCCGAAGAGACCGCACCCGAAGAGACCGCACCCGAGGAGACCGCACCCGAAGGGACCGGCAGTTCCCCGGTCCGGGACGGCACCTGGGTTGCCGCGTGCCCGATCGACGACCTGATCGTCGGGCGTGGTGTCGCCGTGCTCGGTCCGGGCGGGGTGCAGGCCGCACTGTTCCGCCTCCCCGCGGCCGAAACGGACCGGGAGGCGGCACCCGGGCGTTCGCGCCTCTACTCGATCGGCAACATCGATCCGTTCGGCCGCGCCGCGGTGCTCTCCCGCGGCCTCACCGGCGACCGCGCCGGCGAGCCCACCGTCGCCTCGCCGCTCGGCAAACAGGTGTTCGCGCTGCGCACCGGGATCTGCCTCGACGACGAGTCGATGTCGGTGCCCAGCTATGGCGTGCGCGTCGTCAACCGGACCGTCGAGGTGTTCTTTCCCGCGTGA
- the nirB gene encoding nitrite reductase large subunit NirB encodes MSSETNTGANTVVVVGHGMVGHRFVQSIRERDVENRWRVEIVCEEPDPAYDRVGLSSYVGAWQRDSLALDGNTYDGDDLVVTRVGETVTEIDRAGKRVVTSTGREIGYDALVLATGSYAFVPPVPGHDNSRCFVYRTLDDLDDIRTAADAAGPGAVGVVVGGGLLGLEAANALKLMGMTPHVVEFAPRLMPMQVDAGGGAVLENLVTDLGLTVHTGVGTSEIADAENGGLRVTLSDESTIDASLVVFSAGVRPRDQLARDAGLAVGERGGVLVDDSCVTDDANIYAIGEVAAVGGRCYGLVAPGYSTAEVVADRLLGGTSVFPGADMSTKLKLLGVDVASFGDAFGATENALEITYHDAVAGRYAKVVLSDDAKTLLGGILVGDASAYAMLKPMVGREVPGDPAALIAPEGGSGVGMDALPDDAEICSCNGVSKGTICSAIAAGACEIADIKKQTCAGTTCGGCLPSIKQLLAASGVELSKSLCDHFAQSRAELFEIVAVTGIRTFSELVERYGSGQGCEICKPTVASILASTSSDHILDGEQAALQDTNDHFLANMQKNGSYSVVPRMPGGEVTPEQLIVIGEIARDYGLYTKITGGQRIDLFGARVDQLPEIWRRLVDAGMESGQAYGKSLRTVKSCVGSTWCRYGVQDSVGMAVLLEKRYRGLRSPHKIKFGVSGCARECAEARGKDVGVIATEHGWNLYVAGNGGQSPKHAQLLASGVDDETLLAYIDRYLMFYIRTADRLQRTAPWLESLEGGLDHLRAVVCDDSLGLAAELEDAMARHVAGYRDEWAAVLADEDKLKRFVSFVNAPDVADPTIRFAEYDRKVPVLLDMPQVRPGAAPEAAAAEPVKEGVPT; translated from the coding sequence GTGAGCAGCGAAACCAACACGGGCGCCAACACCGTTGTCGTGGTCGGTCACGGAATGGTCGGACACCGCTTCGTGCAGTCGATCCGCGAGCGGGACGTCGAGAACCGGTGGCGCGTCGAGATCGTCTGCGAGGAGCCCGACCCGGCCTATGACCGGGTGGGATTGTCCTCCTACGTCGGTGCCTGGCAACGCGATTCACTCGCGCTGGACGGCAACACCTACGACGGTGACGATCTCGTCGTCACCCGCGTCGGGGAGACCGTCACCGAGATCGACCGCGCGGGCAAGCGCGTCGTGACCTCGACCGGTCGCGAGATCGGCTATGACGCACTGGTTCTGGCCACCGGCTCCTATGCCTTCGTGCCGCCGGTTCCCGGTCACGACAACAGCAGGTGCTTCGTGTACCGGACCCTCGACGACCTCGACGACATCCGGACGGCCGCCGACGCAGCCGGACCGGGTGCGGTGGGGGTGGTGGTCGGCGGCGGACTCCTCGGACTCGAGGCCGCCAACGCGCTCAAACTGATGGGGATGACCCCCCACGTGGTGGAGTTCGCCCCGCGTCTCATGCCGATGCAGGTCGACGCGGGTGGTGGCGCCGTCCTCGAGAACCTGGTGACCGACCTCGGGCTCACGGTGCACACCGGGGTGGGTACCTCCGAGATCGCCGACGCCGAGAACGGCGGGCTACGCGTGACACTGTCCGACGAGTCGACGATCGACGCGTCGCTGGTGGTGTTCTCCGCGGGCGTGCGTCCGCGCGATCAACTGGCGCGCGACGCGGGTCTGGCGGTCGGGGAGCGCGGCGGTGTGCTCGTCGACGACAGCTGCGTCACCGACGATGCGAACATCTACGCCATCGGTGAGGTCGCCGCCGTGGGCGGCCGGTGCTACGGACTGGTCGCCCCCGGCTATTCGACGGCCGAGGTGGTGGCCGACCGGCTGCTCGGCGGGACCTCGGTGTTCCCCGGAGCCGACATGTCGACCAAGCTCAAGCTCCTCGGCGTCGACGTCGCCAGCTTCGGCGACGCCTTCGGCGCCACCGAGAACGCGCTCGAGATCACCTATCACGACGCCGTGGCGGGCCGCTACGCCAAGGTGGTCCTCAGCGACGACGCGAAGACCCTGCTCGGCGGCATCCTGGTCGGCGACGCATCGGCCTACGCCATGCTCAAACCGATGGTCGGCCGCGAGGTCCCCGGCGACCCGGCCGCGCTGATCGCACCGGAGGGGGGTTCCGGCGTCGGCATGGATGCACTGCCCGACGACGCCGAGATCTGCTCGTGCAACGGGGTGTCCAAGGGCACGATCTGCTCGGCGATCGCCGCCGGCGCGTGCGAGATCGCCGACATCAAGAAGCAGACCTGCGCGGGCACCACCTGCGGTGGCTGCCTGCCGAGCATCAAGCAGCTGCTGGCCGCATCGGGCGTCGAACTGAGCAAGTCGCTGTGTGATCACTTCGCGCAGTCCCGCGCCGAACTGTTCGAGATCGTCGCGGTCACCGGCATCCGCACCTTCTCCGAGCTCGTCGAGCGATACGGCAGCGGGCAGGGTTGCGAGATCTGCAAGCCGACCGTCGCGTCGATCCTGGCGTCGACGTCGAGCGACCACATCCTCGACGGCGAGCAGGCGGCCCTGCAGGACACCAACGACCACTTCCTGGCGAACATGCAGAAGAACGGTTCCTACTCGGTGGTGCCGCGCATGCCGGGCGGCGAGGTCACACCCGAGCAGCTGATCGTGATCGGCGAGATCGCACGCGACTACGGGCTGTACACCAAGATCACCGGCGGGCAGCGCATCGACCTGTTCGGTGCGCGCGTGGACCAGCTCCCCGAGATCTGGCGGCGGCTCGTCGACGCCGGGATGGAGTCGGGACAGGCCTACGGCAAGAGCCTGCGGACGGTGAAGAGTTGCGTGGGGTCCACGTGGTGCCGCTACGGCGTGCAGGACTCGGTCGGCATGGCGGTGCTGCTGGAGAAGCGCTATCGCGGTCTGCGGTCGCCGCACAAGATCAAGTTCGGGGTGTCGGGTTGTGCGCGTGAGTGCGCGGAGGCCCGCGGCAAGGACGTCGGCGTGATCGCCACCGAGCACGGCTGGAACCTCTACGTCGCAGGCAACGGTGGCCAGAGTCCCAAGCATGCGCAGCTGCTCGCCAGTGGAGTGGATGACGAGACCCTCCTCGCCTACATTGATCGGTACCTGATGTTCTACATCCGCACCGCTGACCGACTGCAGCGCACGGCCCCGTGGCTGGAGTCTCTCGAAGGCGGCCTCGATCACCTCAGGGCGGTTGTGTGTGATGACAGCCTGGGGCTGGCCGCCGAGCTCGAGGACGCGATGGCCAGACACGTCGCTGGTTATCGGGACGAGTGGGCGGCGGTGCTCGCCGACGAGGACAAGCTGAAACGGTTCGTGTCGTTCGTGAACGCGCCCGACGTGGCCGACCCGACCATCCGCTTCGCCGAATACGACCGTAAGGTTCCGGTGCTGCTGGACATGCCGCAGGTACGTCCGGGTGCCGCCCCGGAGGCGGCGGCCGCCGAGCCGGTGAAGGAAGGAGTGCCGACATGA
- a CDS encoding nitrate/nitrite transporter, with translation MAFAHLTALLKRDHTITDWDPEDRVAWDNGNAEVAKRNLIWSVICEHVGFSIWSLFSVMALFMGPEYGISMDQKFVIAATATFVGSCLRIPYTQATARFGGRNWAIFSAVVLLIPTGLTMMLMMNPGEFGFGWFLAVAAITGFGGGNFASSMTNINAFYPQRLKGWALGLNAGGGNIGVPVVQVIGLLVIWLFADQPEIVCSIYLVALAVAGVGAALYMDNLDHQTASGKAMIDCLRHRDTWLICLLYIGTFGSFIGFGFAFSQVLNISFTSAGASKPALAAAQIAWIGPLLGSVARPYGGKLADRVGGGKVTLYCFIAMAASASILVVAGMSADANGKVITGGVLAAFIVGFILLFLISGVANGSVYKIIPTIWEHKAQSITGLNSVAKAKWSRSMSGALIGIAGAAGGLGGVGINLVLRSSYKSNQSATQAFWVFLTFYLVAAVVTWWFYARRPIVIAETTDLPVADQPAGAKTTTPENTTTPGSTDEPATKEALA, from the coding sequence TTGGCTTTCGCACACCTCACAGCACTTCTGAAACGCGACCACACCATCACCGACTGGGACCCCGAAGACCGGGTCGCCTGGGACAACGGCAACGCCGAGGTCGCCAAGCGCAACCTCATCTGGTCGGTGATCTGCGAACACGTCGGGTTCTCGATCTGGTCCCTGTTCTCCGTGATGGCCCTGTTCATGGGCCCGGAATACGGCATCAGCATGGACCAGAAGTTCGTCATCGCCGCGACCGCGACCTTCGTCGGCTCCTGTCTGCGCATCCCCTACACCCAGGCGACCGCACGGTTCGGCGGGCGCAACTGGGCGATCTTCTCGGCCGTCGTGCTGCTGATCCCGACGGGTCTGACGATGATGCTGATGATGAACCCGGGGGAGTTCGGGTTCGGCTGGTTCCTCGCCGTCGCCGCGATCACCGGTTTCGGCGGCGGCAACTTCGCCTCGTCGATGACCAACATCAACGCCTTCTATCCGCAGCGGCTGAAGGGCTGGGCACTCGGCCTCAACGCCGGCGGCGGCAACATCGGTGTCCCGGTGGTCCAGGTCATCGGTCTGCTGGTCATCTGGCTCTTCGCCGACCAGCCCGAGATCGTCTGTTCGATCTACCTCGTGGCACTTGCGGTCGCGGGTGTGGGTGCGGCGCTCTACATGGACAATCTCGATCACCAGACCGCCAGCGGCAAGGCGATGATCGACTGCCTCCGGCACCGCGACACCTGGCTGATCTGCCTGCTCTACATCGGCACCTTCGGCTCGTTCATCGGTTTCGGTTTCGCGTTCAGCCAGGTGCTCAACATCAGTTTCACCTCCGCCGGCGCGTCCAAGCCCGCCTTGGCCGCGGCGCAGATCGCGTGGATCGGTCCGCTGCTGGGCTCGGTCGCGCGACCGTACGGCGGCAAGCTCGCCGACCGCGTGGGCGGTGGCAAGGTCACCCTGTACTGCTTCATCGCGATGGCGGCGTCTGCGTCGATCCTGGTGGTCGCCGGGATGTCGGCCGACGCCAACGGCAAGGTCATCACCGGCGGCGTCCTCGCGGCCTTCATCGTCGGGTTCATCCTGCTGTTCCTGATCTCCGGGGTCGCCAACGGTTCGGTGTACAAGATCATCCCGACCATCTGGGAGCACAAGGCCCAGTCGATCACGGGTCTCAACTCGGTGGCCAAGGCCAAGTGGTCGCGCAGCATGTCCGGAGCCCTCATCGGTATCGCCGGTGCGGCCGGGGGCCTCGGCGGCGTGGGCATCAACCTGGTCCTGCGTTCCAGCTACAAGTCGAACCAGTCTGCGACGCAAGCGTTCTGGGTGTTCCTCACCTTCTACCTGGTGGCCGCAGTCGTCACGTGGTGGTTCTACGCGCGGCGCCCGATCGTCATCGCCGAGACAACAGATCTGCCGGTTGCCGACCAGCCTGCCGGCGCGAAGACCACCACACCCGAGAACACCACCACACCCGGCAGCACCGACGAGCCGGCAACCAAGGAAGCGCTGGCCTGA
- a CDS encoding TIGR02569 family protein, with protein sequence MNTVAPPEHVLNTFGLTAHPPIAMGDSWIGGWRVGEVVLSLVPDHARAAWSASVRESLFVEGMRIARPFRATDGRYVISGWRADTYIAGTPEPRHDEVVLVADRLHDATASLERPRFLLQPPAPPHTDVDVFTAADRAAWEEVPLRSARAAGMVEPTSPDGVQSVEMLKTLAKLRKPVDLPSQVVHGDLFGTVLFAGAAAPGITDIVPYWRPAPWAAAVAVVDALAWGGADSELVQRWSDQPEWPQMMLRATMFRLAVHALHPRSTSGALPGLQRVVELVRLLV encoded by the coding sequence GTGAATACCGTCGCCCCACCCGAACACGTGTTGAACACGTTCGGGCTCACCGCCCATCCGCCGATTGCCATGGGGGATTCATGGATCGGTGGGTGGCGCGTCGGTGAGGTCGTGTTGTCGTTGGTTCCCGATCATGCGCGTGCCGCGTGGTCGGCGTCGGTCCGTGAGTCGCTGTTCGTCGAGGGCATGCGGATCGCCCGGCCCTTCCGCGCGACCGACGGTCGCTATGTGATCTCCGGCTGGCGCGCCGACACCTACATCGCCGGCACTCCCGAACCGCGCCACGACGAGGTGGTCCTCGTCGCCGACCGTCTCCACGACGCCACCGCCTCCCTCGAACGGCCGCGCTTCCTGCTGCAGCCGCCCGCGCCGCCGCACACCGACGTCGACGTGTTCACCGCGGCCGACCGTGCCGCGTGGGAAGAGGTGCCACTGCGTTCGGCGCGGGCCGCGGGGATGGTCGAGCCGACCTCGCCGGACGGCGTGCAGAGCGTCGAGATGCTGAAAACCCTTGCGAAGCTTCGTAAGCCGGTCGATCTGCCGTCACAGGTCGTCCACGGTGACCTGTTCGGAACCGTCCTGTTCGCCGGCGCGGCGGCGCCCGGCATCACCGACATCGTGCCGTACTGGCGCCCGGCGCCCTGGGCGGCGGCGGTCGCGGTCGTCGACGCACTCGCGTGGGGCGGCGCGGACTCCGAACTGGTCCAGCGGTGGTCGGATCAGCCGGAGTGGCCGCAGATGATGCTGCGGGCGACGATGTTCCGGCTGGCAGTTCACGCGCTGCACCCGCGGTCCACCTCCGGGGCTCTGCCGGGGCTGCAGCGTGTCGTCGAACTGGTACGTTTGCTCGTATAA
- the moeZ gene encoding adenylyltransferase/sulfurtransferase MoeZ, producing the protein MSSQGSLTGSLPPLVEPAAELSNEEVARYSRHLIIPDVGMDGQKRLKNAKVLVIGAGGLGSPTLLYLAAAGVGTIGIVEFDIVDESNLQRQVIHGQSDIGRPKAESARDSILEINPFVTVNLHDQRLEPEGAIELFSQYDLILDGTDNFATRYLVNDAAVLAHKPYVWGSIYRFEGQASVFWEDAPDGRGLNYRDLYPQAPPPGMVPSCAEGGVLGILCASIGSIMGTEAIKLICGIGETLLGRLMVYDALDMTYRTIRIRKDPEGERVAALIDYDEFCGVVSGEAADAAAGSTLTAVELKQKLDAGEKLAIIDVREPVEWDIVHIDGATLVPKGDILSGEGLAKVPHDRPTVLYCKTGIRSAEALAALKRAGFADATHVQGGVTAWANQVDKTLPVY; encoded by the coding sequence GTGTCGTCGCAAGGGTCGCTCACCGGATCGCTGCCACCTCTGGTGGAGCCCGCGGCAGAACTGAGCAACGAAGAGGTGGCCCGCTACAGCCGCCACCTGATCATCCCGGACGTGGGGATGGACGGGCAGAAACGCCTGAAGAACGCCAAGGTCCTCGTGATCGGTGCCGGCGGCCTCGGGTCGCCCACATTGCTGTATCTCGCCGCGGCAGGCGTCGGCACGATCGGCATCGTCGAGTTCGACATCGTCGACGAGTCCAATCTGCAGCGCCAGGTCATCCACGGCCAGTCCGACATCGGACGGCCCAAGGCCGAGAGCGCGCGGGACTCGATCCTCGAGATCAACCCGTTCGTCACCGTCAATCTGCACGACCAGCGTCTCGAGCCCGAGGGGGCCATCGAGCTGTTCTCGCAGTACGACCTCATTCTCGACGGCACCGACAACTTCGCGACGCGCTATCTCGTCAACGACGCAGCCGTCCTCGCGCACAAGCCGTACGTGTGGGGATCGATCTACCGGTTCGAGGGTCAGGCATCGGTGTTCTGGGAGGACGCGCCCGACGGTCGCGGGCTCAACTACCGCGACCTCTACCCGCAGGCCCCGCCGCCGGGGATGGTGCCGTCGTGCGCCGAGGGCGGCGTGCTCGGCATCCTGTGCGCCTCGATCGGCTCGATCATGGGCACCGAGGCCATCAAGCTGATCTGCGGTATCGGCGAAACCCTCCTCGGCCGCCTCATGGTGTACGACGCGCTCGACATGACCTACCGCACCATTCGGATCCGCAAGGATCCGGAGGGTGAGCGGGTCGCCGCTCTCATCGACTACGACGAATTCTGCGGTGTGGTCTCCGGTGAGGCCGCCGACGCCGCGGCCGGTTCGACGCTGACCGCGGTGGAGCTCAAGCAGAAGCTCGACGCGGGGGAGAAGCTCGCGATCATCGACGTCCGTGAACCGGTGGAGTGGGACATCGTCCACATCGACGGTGCGACGCTGGTCCCGAAGGGCGACATCCTCTCCGGTGAGGGCCTGGCCAAGGTGCCCCACGACCGGCCCACGGTCCTGTACTGCAAGACCGGAATCCGTTCGGCGGAGGCTCTCGCGGCGCTCAAGCGCGCCGGTTTCGCCGACGCGACCCACGTGCAGGGCGGCGTGACCGCCTGGGCCAACCAGGTCGACAAGACACTGCCGGTCTACTGA
- a CDS encoding DUF3152 domain-containing protein gives MSRTEDGGPGLDRGRVRAKDVGPRSSGRPRPDQPLRARWDPTDDSGRPRVDRDAQPGYKKQSALGRFVATYGWRAYAIPVLSILTIALIVVTIQDGRSSSMEPAAAVNPDSAARNTDINKETRPIGAPSGDIAPAALPAGTLPQGGPFTAKGRQTFRVLRGAGKPVGTGGQEYTYTVEVENGLDPQDYGGDPTFAKMVDMTLANPRSWIGDGRVTFRRIDRGEPDLRISLVSTDTTRELCGYQIKLESSCFYPPQQRVTLNEARWVRGALSYQGDDIAYRQYLINHEVGHGIGYESHEPCRENGALAPVMMQQSFGVDNSQIMALDPQMKANRTFVCRPNPWPFPSR, from the coding sequence GTGAGCCGCACAGAGGATGGTGGCCCCGGCCTGGATCGTGGGCGGGTGCGTGCCAAGGATGTCGGCCCGAGATCGTCGGGACGCCCCAGACCGGACCAGCCGCTTCGTGCGCGCTGGGACCCGACCGACGACAGCGGCCGCCCCCGGGTCGACCGTGATGCCCAGCCGGGATACAAGAAGCAATCGGCCCTGGGCCGCTTCGTGGCGACCTACGGCTGGCGGGCCTACGCGATCCCCGTCCTCTCGATCCTGACGATCGCCCTGATCGTGGTGACGATCCAGGACGGCCGGAGCAGTTCGATGGAGCCGGCCGCGGCGGTCAACCCCGACTCGGCGGCGCGCAACACCGACATCAACAAGGAGACGCGCCCGATCGGTGCGCCCAGCGGTGACATCGCGCCCGCCGCGCTACCCGCGGGCACACTGCCTCAGGGCGGCCCGTTCACCGCGAAGGGGCGTCAGACGTTCCGTGTGTTGAGAGGTGCCGGCAAGCCGGTCGGCACCGGCGGGCAGGAGTACACCTACACCGTCGAGGTCGAGAACGGTCTCGATCCGCAGGACTACGGCGGCGACCCGACCTTCGCGAAGATGGTCGACATGACCCTGGCCAACCCGCGCAGTTGGATCGGCGACGGACGGGTCACCTTCCGCCGTATCGACCGCGGGGAGCCGGATCTGCGCATCTCGCTGGTCTCGACCGACACCACGCGCGAACTCTGCGGCTACCAGATCAAACTGGAGAGCTCGTGTTTCTACCCGCCGCAGCAGCGCGTCACGCTCAACGAGGCCCGCTGGGTACGCGGCGCGCTGTCCTATCAGGGTGACGACATCGCCTACCGGCAGTACCTGATCAACCACGAGGTGGGCCACGGTATCGGATACGAGTCGCACGAGCCGTGCCGGGAGAACGGCGCCCTCGCGCCGGTGATGATGCAGCAGTCCTTCGGCGTCGACAACTCCCAGATCATGGCCCTCGACCCCCAGATGAAGGCCAACCGCACGTTCGTGTGCCGACCCAACCCGTGGCCGTTCCCCAGTCGCTGA
- a CDS encoding TetR/AcrR family transcriptional regulator gives MSTATNASAVPGRSTRLPRSARRMQLLDAASEIFVERGYHAAGMDEIAVHAGVSKPVLYQHFPSKLDLYIAVVDSHAEKLVSDVNTALRTTTDNRKRVRAAVQAFFDFIDQDNSGYRLIFSSDASDPAVIRRVEGATEACVDAVYGLVMHDSGLDPYRSRMVASGLVGASQVNARYWLEAKRPVDKQSAVDTTVALLWGGLSHFPRQGPTADAPQAAPEAAPQATPGTDA, from the coding sequence ATGTCGACCGCAACCAACGCGTCCGCCGTACCCGGACGCAGTACGCGCCTGCCGCGCAGCGCACGGCGTATGCAGTTGCTCGACGCGGCCAGTGAGATCTTCGTCGAACGCGGCTACCACGCCGCGGGCATGGATGAGATCGCGGTGCACGCGGGAGTGAGCAAACCCGTTCTGTACCAACACTTCCCGTCGAAACTCGACCTGTATATCGCGGTTGTGGACTCCCATGCCGAAAAGCTCGTCAGCGACGTCAACACCGCCCTGCGGACCACCACCGACAACCGCAAGCGCGTACGCGCCGCGGTGCAGGCATTCTTCGATTTCATCGATCAGGACAACTCCGGATACCGGCTGATCTTCTCCTCCGACGCCTCCGACCCCGCGGTCATCCGACGCGTCGAGGGTGCCACCGAGGCGTGCGTGGACGCCGTGTACGGACTCGTCATGCACGATTCCGGGCTCGATCCATACCGGTCGCGGATGGTCGCCTCGGGCCTCGTCGGCGCCAGCCAGGTCAATGCGCGCTACTGGCTCGAGGCCAAGCGTCCCGTCGACAAGCAGTCCGCCGTGGACACCACGGTCGCGCTTCTCTGGGGCGGACTGTCGCACTTCCCCCGTCAGGGCCCCACGGCCGACGCACCGCAGGCCGCTCCCGAGGCCGCACCGCAGGCCACCCCGGGCACCGACGCCTGA
- a CDS encoding DUF3107 domain-containing protein, which produces MAVEVKIGITDSPRELTIASTLTSDKAFAEVEAALGGKQQLLSLVDEKGARYLVPVTKIAYVEVGASENRRVGFGS; this is translated from the coding sequence ATGGCCGTGGAAGTGAAGATCGGCATCACCGACAGCCCGCGGGAGCTGACCATCGCGTCGACCCTGACCAGCGACAAGGCCTTCGCCGAGGTCGAGGCGGCACTGGGCGGCAAGCAGCAGCTGCTGTCTCTGGTGGACGAGAAGGGCGCCCGATACCTCGTGCCGGTGACCAAGATCGCCTACGTCGAGGTCGGTGCATCGGAGAACAGGCGCGTCGGGTTCGGTTCCTGA
- a CDS encoding ferritin-like fold-containing protein, producing MAPASDPTESTPRPAGDTPVAAIEKQDSAIGKLFAVLLAGEFAAFYRLIDESSMAPDVPSRIAIARMAASEVAHFDRLAERVSAMTGLDAAEAVERYRSVFDQYHRATTPKTWYEALVKAYVGDGLAADFYAELADVLPPDSQAVMAEVMSQTASSEFAREQVRSAVAADPSIKSALILWGRRLLGEAITHAQWVLAAEEEVTDLLFSGSSLSGVAGFFDAVAAKHAERMTDLGLV from the coding sequence ATGGCGCCTGCATCCGACCCCACCGAGTCGACTCCGCGACCTGCCGGGGACACCCCGGTGGCTGCGATCGAGAAGCAGGATTCGGCGATCGGCAAGTTGTTCGCGGTGCTGCTGGCCGGCGAGTTCGCCGCCTTCTACCGCCTGATCGACGAGTCGTCGATGGCCCCCGACGTCCCCAGCCGGATCGCGATCGCGCGGATGGCCGCATCCGAGGTCGCCCACTTCGACCGCCTCGCCGAGCGGGTGTCGGCGATGACCGGACTCGACGCGGCGGAGGCCGTCGAGCGGTACCGGTCGGTGTTCGACCAGTACCACCGCGCCACCACCCCGAAGACCTGGTACGAGGCGCTCGTCAAGGCCTACGTGGGAGACGGCCTGGCCGCCGACTTCTACGCCGAGCTCGCCGACGTGCTGCCGCCGGACTCCCAGGCGGTGATGGCCGAGGTGATGTCGCAGACCGCCAGTTCGGAGTTCGCCCGTGAGCAGGTCCGGTCCGCGGTCGCGGCCGACCCGTCGATCAAGTCGGCGCTGATCCTGTGGGGCCGGCGCCTCCTCGGCGAGGCCATCACACACGCGCAGTGGGTGCTCGCGGCCGAGGAAGAGGTCACCGACCTGCTCTTCTCCGGTTCCTCGCTGTCCGGGGTCGCGGGGTTCTTCGACGCGGTCGCCGCCAAACACGCCGAGCGGATGACCGACCTCGGACTGGTCTGA